The genomic interval TGAGCTTGTGCGTAATCTCCATTGATCGTTATATTGGAGTGAGCCATCCTTTGCAGTATCCTAACATCGTGACGGGACGCAGAGCTTTGTTGGCCATGTTGGGAGTTTGGGTCCTGTCTCTGGTCATCTCTATAGGACCGCTTTTGGGTTGGAAGGAGCCTCCGTCACCGGACGACACGGTGTGCGCAATCAACGAGGAGCCCTTTTACGCGCTCTTCTCATCCCTCGGCTCCTTCTATATCCCGCTAATAGTTATTCTAGTGATGTACTGTCGTGTTTATGTCGTGGCTAAAAGGACCACTAAGAATCTGGAAGCAGGAGTGAAAACGGAGTCCATGAATTCCGGTGAAATAACTCTGCGGATCCACAGGGGCTCGCAGGTGCACGAGGACGCGGGCAAAAGTCGCGCGCATCAGGCGAGGAATTCTCTGACGGTCAAACTGCTCAAGTTTTCCAGGGAAAAGAAAGCAGCGAAGACATTAGGGGTCGTGGTTGGCATGTTTACGCTGTGCTGGCTGCCATTCTTCCTTACTTTGCCAATTGGTAGGTGTTTTGTTTTCTATATACAGTTGCGTAATTCGTTTCCCTCTTTCTCATTCATCTTGTCACAGTGTGTGGGGTAAGTCGTCACAGAAAAAAGtcgctcacactttattttgatggtccgttacATTGTtacaagttacattgcatctacatgccaactaattctcattagattataagtagactgttaggttggggttagtgtaagttgacatgtacttacaaagtttcttatagtcagttaaatgtctgttgaatgtctgcaTCAACAGCtattaagcagagagtctacttatactcaaatggaccatcaaaataaagtgttaccaaaaagttATAGTTAAATAGAgcattgttgtttgtttgtttgtttgtttgtttgtttgtttgtttgtttgtttgtttgtttgtttgtttgtttgtttgttagaaaaactaaacatacagtgctcagcataactgagtacagcccattttgaaaatgaatatttttatccatttctcagtgaatataagctatgtattttggtgcatttaaacaaaacagatttaataaagatatatttattaaaataatattttagtcaccaaacatatttagaaattgaaagataatagaaataaattcaagcaaaatattacaaaaacaaattacaacctacaaaatttcgaCTAAATTGTTTCGCTTCTCctgatttttcctatttttttaaatgtgaaattgtatttaatatttttctataacataaatttgggctactagtttttggatcattattgttattttttttagattagcttcagatttggATTTAGTACTGActtatttaatgtatatgcacaaatataatattgtatagcttccttttaaaaaatagatttgtgaggggtgtacttatatatgctgagcactgtatgcttGAACCACAGTGATTTTGCCTGGTTTAAGCTTCATGACTTTAAAACTAGCTGGTCATCTGTCAAACTGTTCTTTATGATTGTTTAGAGTAAAGTTAAAACTATATACAATGGatgtccgaattattagcccggctaaattagcccctctgtttattttttccacaatttctgtttaactgagagacgatttttttcagcacatttctaaacataatagttttaataactcatttcttataactgatttattttatctttgccatgataacagtaaataatatttgactagatatttttcaagacacttctatacagcttaaagtgacatttaaagacttaactgggttaactaggttaactaggcaggttagggtaattaggcaagttattgtgtaatgatggtttgttctgtagactatcgaaaaatatatagcttaaaggggctaataattttgaccttaaatggtttttaaaaaactgcttttattctagccaaaataaaagaaataaaactttctccagaagaaaaaatattatcagacatactgtaaaaatttccttgctctaaaaaaaaattcaaagggggtttaataattctgattttaactgtattatttcagataaatatttatataaaatgtgttcaaatgcaatatgataatataaaggatattttttgtaaatgtttacttatttacttttgtaaCTTTTTTATCTTTGCAGTTTTCAACTTTTGCATTTTGCTGTGTTTTAATGTTGGAGAAAATGTCCATTAGCTTAGTGGTAAAAATATTTgaagattaattattattattattattattattattattattattattattattattattattattatagtagtagcagtagtttttttgtttgtttttgtaaaaatgttatcAAAATATGACATTCTTAAAATTCCTCGCCCTTCATCCTGTTTGCTCTTATAGATCCTATATACTGTCTCATATTTTATACTAATTTTCCAAGTCAATATTTGATCCTATGTCACTGTGGATCTATGAAACTTTAGCAAACAGCAATTAAGATGAAACAATCCTCAGCATAagtaatcaaatcattattaatgtGATGCTAAGTAAATATTGAACAATCCCTCTACTGAACATTATTGACAAGgtaaacatgtatttttgttatttataagtACTATTAAGCTGTGCAATACTATACACAGGAACAAAAAAAATTGAGCAATTACAACTTTCCAAGCccagcatataataataataataataataataataataataataattattattattattattattattgttattattattattattattattattattattattattattttctcagtgatgggttgcagctggaagggcatctgctgtgtaatcatatgctggataagttggtggttcattcccctgtggcgacccctgattaataaagggattaagccgaaaagaaaattaatgaattattattattattattattattattattattattattattattattattattattaataataataatagcatattaatattaatatataattattaataataatattagcttAATATATTATCAGCATcgtcatcctcatcatcatcatcatcatcatcatcatcatatattattattattaatatattactaataataataataacaacaataatatattagtaaaaaatattaccatcatcataaattattattataaatagtaaaaaaatatatatattcataataatatactactagacataataataatcataacaataatgatgatatattaataataacatataaataatatattttaaaaaatgtcaaataacaataataaaacaaataacatatgaatagtaataatatattaaaataacaatattgataataataataataataataataataataataataataataataataataataataataataataattagtataatatatgatcatcatcatcatcatcctcgttattattattaatatattattaatgtattattttgtaataatactacattaataatgataataataataataataacaataataatatattaaactaataataatattttttattaatatattattattattattattattattattattaaagcataattaatttattatgattgttaataatagttattattttaaaaattattattattattattattattgttgttgttgttgttgttgttgtataattttattaattatataataagcataatatattcataataaaatataaatacaaNNNNNNNNNNNNNNNNNNNNNNNNNNNNNNNNNNNNNNNNNNNNNNNNNNNNNNNNNNNNNNNNNNNNNNNNNNNNNNNNNNNNNNNNNNNNNNNNNNNNtctagcatgaactagcatgttactagcatgattctagcatgaattagcatgttactagcatgattctagcatgaattagcatgttactagcatgattctagcatgaattagcatgttactagcatgattctagcatgaattagcatgttactagcatgtttctagcatgaattagcatgttactagcatgtttatagaatgatttagcatgttattagcatgattcttgcatgaattagcatgtttctagcatgaattagcatgttattagcatgattctagcatgaattagcatgttactagcatgattctagcatgaattagcatgttactagcatgtttctagcatgaattagcatgttactaccatgattctagcatgaattagcatgttactagcatgattctagcatgaattagcatgttactagcatgattctagcatgaattagcatgttactagcatgattctagcatggattagcatgtaactagcatgattctagcatgaattagcatgttgttagcatgattctagcatgaagtagcatgttactagcatgattctagcatgttactagcatgtttctagcatgaattagcatgattctagcatgttactagcatgtttctagcatgaattagtatgttactagcatgaattagcatgttgttagcatgattctagcatgaattagcatgtttctagcattaattagcatgttactagcatgttactaccatgattctagcatgaatcagcttgtttctagcatgaattagcatgttgttagcatgattctagcatgaattagcatgttactagcatgactagcatgtcactatcgttttgctagcacctttctagcaagattagcatgtcagtaggatgttaaaactgttagcgtgtgttagaatagcttgtcacagtctctgggacagttgctcgggtgctgaaattggttgctagggagtggctagttagtttaaaggtaatcagtgattggctgctggctagactgagttgaatgaggccagactctagtctgtaggacagtctgatgcagagttatgagctcacaaaggttgatccattgttaagtcaatgggagtcttttacaatggaagtctatgggacagttgctagggtgctgtaagtggttgctagggagtggctagtaagttaaaaagtcatcagttattggctgctggct from Danio aesculapii chromosome 14, fDanAes4.1, whole genome shotgun sequence carries:
- the adra1bb gene encoding LOW QUALITY PROTEIN: adrenoceptor alpha 1Bb (The sequence of the model RefSeq protein was modified relative to this genomic sequence to represent the inferred CDS: substituted 1 base at 1 genomic stop codon), coding for MNPQNEYTVTRSWGSAILDAFDGSAVFPNFSLKLNGTGLEPLHLSRAVPLGLALGFFITFAIAGNILVILSVVCNRHLRSPTNYFIVNLAIADLLLGTTVLPVSATLEVVGHWVFGRIFCDVWAAVDVLCCTASIMSLCVISIDRYIGVSHPLQYPNIVTGRRALLAMLGVWVLSLVISIGPLLGWKEPPSPDDTVCAINEEPFYALFSSLGSFYIPLIVILVMYCRVYVVAKRTTKNLEAGVKTESMNSGEITLRIHRGSQVHEDAGKSRAHQARNSLTVKLLKFSREKKAAKTLGVVVGMFTLCWLPFFLTLPIVCGKLKSHQLLAAGXTEL